A window from Cryobacterium sp. SO1 encodes these proteins:
- a CDS encoding ABC transporter ATP-binding protein produces the protein MTTTAEQHPPPVAPTPDAHPNTLRTLLRLYPFAKPALPRISLGMLAALLASLVALAIPQVLQQLVDGALSQGDTAPIWPAVLTVLALGVLEAVMIALRRWFVLVPGTHIESRMRNALYARLQDLPVTFHDRWPSGQLLSRAISDLNMIRRWISFGLVLLVVNFLTILAGVVILVSMNWILGLIFLVCSIPIWIYGYVFEEKYSVIARRSQDQSGDLATAVEESVHGIRVLKAFGRGSFALKSFANQAEELRGTEIEKARAIAGIWLWLLLVPDVAFALCLVSGVWLTSQGQLSVGELVAFFATATVLRFPVESIGFLLSMTFDTRTATDRFFDILDTPNTITDPPRPVTITTPSGRLAFENVHFRYADSPERFPDLLDGVNLVLEPGETMALVGLTGSGKSTLTALTTRLYDVTDGSVTLDGVDVRALRREELRRHIAMAFEDATLFSASVRENVLLGRPELTERSPEADAVLAEALDIAQAGFVHDLPDGVDTRVGEEGMSLSGGQRQRVALARAVAAAPAVLVLDDPLSALDVNTESLVEAALRRVLVKTTALIVAHRPSTVMLADRVALLEAGRITAVGTHSELLASSPHYKFVISSLEDEERRESERVGEAL, from the coding sequence ATGACCACCACAGCTGAACAGCATCCGCCCCCCGTCGCGCCCACGCCGGACGCCCACCCAAACACCCTCCGCACGCTGCTGCGGTTGTACCCATTCGCCAAGCCGGCGCTGCCGCGCATCAGCCTGGGCATGCTCGCGGCGCTGCTCGCCTCGCTGGTGGCCCTGGCCATCCCGCAGGTGCTGCAGCAGCTCGTCGACGGCGCCCTCAGCCAGGGCGACACCGCGCCCATTTGGCCCGCCGTGCTCACGGTGCTGGCTCTCGGCGTGCTCGAGGCCGTGATGATCGCCCTCCGCCGCTGGTTCGTGCTGGTGCCCGGCACCCACATCGAATCCCGGATGCGCAACGCCCTCTACGCCCGGTTGCAGGACCTGCCCGTGACCTTCCACGACCGCTGGCCGAGCGGGCAGCTGCTCTCCCGCGCGATCAGCGACCTCAACATGATCCGCCGCTGGATCTCGTTCGGCCTGGTGCTGCTCGTGGTGAACTTCCTCACCATCCTCGCCGGTGTCGTGATCCTCGTTTCCATGAACTGGATCCTCGGCCTGATCTTCCTGGTCTGCTCGATCCCGATCTGGATCTACGGCTACGTCTTCGAGGAGAAGTACTCGGTGATCGCCCGGCGCAGCCAGGACCAGTCCGGCGACCTCGCGACGGCCGTGGAGGAATCGGTGCACGGCATCCGGGTGCTCAAGGCGTTCGGGCGCGGCAGCTTCGCGCTGAAAAGCTTCGCCAACCAGGCCGAGGAGCTGCGCGGAACCGAGATCGAGAAGGCTCGCGCCATCGCCGGCATCTGGCTGTGGCTGCTGTTGGTGCCCGACGTGGCGTTCGCGCTCTGCCTGGTCTCCGGCGTCTGGCTCACCAGCCAGGGCCAGCTCAGCGTGGGCGAACTGGTGGCGTTCTTCGCCACCGCCACCGTGCTGCGCTTCCCCGTGGAGTCGATCGGGTTTCTGCTGTCGATGACCTTCGACACCCGCACCGCCACCGACCGGTTCTTCGACATCCTGGATACCCCGAACACCATCACCGACCCGCCCCGCCCGGTCACCATCACCACCCCGAGCGGGCGGCTGGCGTTCGAGAACGTGCACTTCCGCTACGCGGACTCCCCGGAGCGCTTCCCCGACCTGCTCGACGGGGTCAACCTGGTGCTCGAACCCGGCGAGACGATGGCGCTGGTCGGGCTCACCGGCTCCGGCAAGTCCACCCTCACGGCGCTGACCACCCGGCTGTACGACGTGACGGATGGCTCGGTGACCCTCGACGGGGTCGACGTGCGGGCCCTCCGCCGTGAGGAGCTCCGCCGGCACATCGCCATGGCGTTCGAGGATGCGACGCTGTTCTCGGCATCCGTTCGCGAAAACGTGCTGCTGGGCCGGCCGGAGCTCACCGAGCGGAGCCCCGAGGCCGACGCGGTTCTCGCCGAAGCGTTGGACATCGCCCAGGCCGGTTTCGTGCACGACCTGCCCGACGGCGTCGACACCCGGGTCGGCGAGGAGGGCATGAGCCTCTCCGGCGGCCAACGGCAGCGTGTGGCCCTGGCCCGCGCCGTCGCCGCGGCGCCCGCCGTACTGGTGCTCGACGACCCGCTCTCGGCGCTCGACGTGAACACCGAGTCGCTCGTCGAAGCGGCGCTCCGCCGGGTACTCGTGAAGACCACGGCGCTGATCGTGGCGCACCGGCCGTCCACGGTGATGCTCGCCGACCGGGTGGCGCTGCTGGAAGCCGGCCGGATCACCGCCGTCGGCACGCACTCCGAACTGCTGGCCTCGAGCCCGCACTACAAATTCGTCATCTCCAGCCTGGAAGACGAAGAACGACGAGAGTCCGAACGAGTTGGAGAAGCACTGTGA
- the ddaH gene encoding dimethylargininase: protein MTPSGDSGRPADTASTGAAGKRALVRRPVDILAQGQITHIDRVPIDLELARSQWDGYVAALQAEGWAATEVEPVPDQPDSVFIEDAVIVFGGTAVVASPGAPSRRGETAGAEAAVRDLGLTVHRLHSPGTLDGGDVLKVGRTVYVGQSLRTNAEGAAQLAAIVEPLGYTVVPVPVTRALHLKTAITALPDGTVIGYPPLVDDPGLFERFLPVPEAEGTAVVILDESTLLMSAAAPHTAALLSGLGYRTVTVDITEFEKLEGCVTCLSVRVR, encoded by the coding sequence ATGACTCCCTCAGGTGACTCTGGCCGCCCTGCCGACACGGCATCGACGGGCGCGGCAGGCAAGCGCGCACTGGTGCGCCGGCCCGTCGACATCCTCGCCCAGGGGCAGATCACCCACATCGACCGGGTGCCGATCGACCTCGAGCTCGCCCGCTCCCAGTGGGACGGCTACGTCGCCGCCCTGCAGGCCGAGGGCTGGGCCGCCACCGAGGTTGAACCGGTGCCGGACCAGCCCGACTCCGTGTTCATCGAAGACGCCGTAATCGTCTTCGGCGGCACCGCCGTGGTCGCCAGCCCCGGAGCGCCCAGCCGGCGCGGCGAAACGGCCGGCGCCGAAGCCGCCGTGCGCGACCTCGGCCTCACCGTGCACCGCCTCCACTCGCCCGGCACCCTTGACGGCGGTGACGTGCTCAAGGTGGGCCGCACCGTGTACGTCGGCCAGAGCCTCCGCACCAACGCTGAGGGGGCCGCGCAGCTCGCCGCCATTGTGGAACCGCTCGGCTACACCGTCGTGCCAGTCCCGGTGACCCGGGCCCTGCACCTCAAGACCGCGATCACGGCCCTGCCGGACGGCACCGTCATCGGCTACCCGCCGCTCGTGGACGACCCGGGTCTGTTCGAGAGGTTCCTGCCGGTGCCCGAGGCCGAGGGCACCGCCGTCGTGATCCTCGACGAGTCCACCCTGCTGATGTCGGCCGCGGCCCCGCACACCGCGGCACTACTCAGCGGGCTCGGGTACCGCACGGTGACCGTGGACATCACCGAGTTCGAGAAGCTCGAGGGCTGCGTCACCTGCCTGAGCGTGCGGGTGCGCTGA
- a CDS encoding mechanosensitive ion channel family protein, whose product MIDVFGLSLPAFPVAAAAAIVLALAITAIAAFVFRMVGKRKAWARVLVQLIRVPFRMTILIGSLWLAVAGYLDVPEDWDALVGFVFRALFIGSATWLLCALLYYAEEMAANRYRIDVRDNRVARRVRTQLRMLRRIGIVILIICAIGTVLLSIPGAATVGASLFASAGLLSVVAGLAAQSTLANIFAGMQLAFNNALRVDDVVIVEGEWGKIEEITLTYIVVHIWDDRRMVLPSTYFTTTPFQNWTRHNSELLGAIEFDLDWRVNPAAMREELNRIVAQTDLWDERAVVLQVTDAVGGYVRVRVLVTAQDAPTLFDLRCFVRENLIDWVNAENPDALPMSRVEVRHEPEAAPAPVRPSARGRKPARPVIEAPGLFSGDEGGKERAQHFTESITVQDWDDAPESLPAPR is encoded by the coding sequence GTGATCGATGTTTTCGGGCTGTCGCTGCCCGCCTTCCCGGTTGCCGCCGCAGCGGCCATCGTCCTGGCTCTCGCCATCACCGCGATCGCCGCCTTCGTCTTCCGCATGGTCGGCAAGCGCAAGGCCTGGGCGCGGGTGCTCGTGCAGCTGATCCGGGTGCCGTTCCGCATGACCATCCTGATCGGTTCGCTCTGGCTCGCCGTCGCCGGCTACCTCGACGTGCCCGAGGACTGGGACGCCCTGGTGGGCTTCGTCTTCCGCGCCCTGTTCATCGGCAGCGCCACCTGGCTGCTCTGCGCGCTGCTCTACTACGCCGAGGAGATGGCCGCGAACCGGTACCGCATCGACGTGCGCGACAACCGGGTGGCCCGCCGGGTGCGCACCCAGCTGCGGATGCTCCGGCGCATCGGCATCGTGATCCTCATCATCTGCGCCATCGGCACCGTGCTGCTCAGCATCCCCGGCGCCGCGACCGTGGGTGCGAGCCTGTTCGCCTCCGCCGGCCTGCTCAGCGTCGTGGCGGGCCTGGCGGCCCAGTCCACCCTGGCGAACATCTTCGCCGGCATGCAGCTCGCGTTCAACAACGCGCTGCGGGTGGATGACGTCGTGATCGTCGAGGGGGAGTGGGGCAAGATTGAGGAGATCACCCTCACCTACATCGTCGTGCACATCTGGGACGACCGGCGCATGGTGCTGCCGTCGACCTACTTCACCACCACCCCGTTCCAGAACTGGACCCGGCACAACAGCGAGCTGCTCGGCGCGATCGAGTTCGACCTCGACTGGCGGGTCAACCCCGCCGCGATGCGTGAAGAGCTCAACCGCATAGTCGCGCAGACCGACCTCTGGGACGAACGTGCCGTGGTGCTCCAGGTGACGGATGCCGTGGGCGGCTACGTGCGGGTACGCGTGCTGGTGACCGCGCAGGACGCGCCGACCCTGTTCGACCTGCGCTGCTTCGTGCGGGAGAACCTGATCGACTGGGTCAACGCCGAGAACCCCGACGCACTGCCGATGAGCCGCGTCGAGGTGCGCCACGAGCCCGAGGCCGCGCCCGCTCCGGTGCGCCCGTCGGCGCGCGGCCGCAAGCCCGCCCGCCCGGTCATCGAGGCGCCAGGCCTGTTCTCCGGCGACGAGGGCGGCAAGGAACGCGCCCAGCACTTCACCGAGTCCATCACGGTGCAGGACTGGGACGACGCCCCCGAGTCCCTCCCCGCGCCCCGGTAA
- the purH gene encoding bifunctional phosphoribosylaminoimidazolecarboxamide formyltransferase/IMP cyclohydrolase, whose product MSGHTNARSLYRNRDTIPVQRALISVSDKTGLVELANALAAAGVEMISTGSTATTIRAAGHDVTDVSAVTGFPESLDGRVKTLHPSVHAGILADLRLEAHENQLADLSIAPFQLVVVNLYPFVETVESGAEPADVIEQIDIGGPALVRASAKNHANVAIAVDPADYPEIIAAVAAGGSTLRLRQKLASLAFEHTANYDLSVSAWFTENVYDQWQDDTEALGEEILDAFDAIVGAEDPEVDALFPATLAIEATRGSVLRYGENSHQAAALYLGEGGQGIAQAVQLHGKEMSYNNYVDADAAVRAAFDFAEPAVAIIKHANPCGIAVANPKAPDAIASAHHRAHDCDPVSAFGGVIAANRVVTLGMAETVSQIFTEVLVAPGFEPAAFELLSAKKNIRLLELPADYRRSSLELRQISGGLLVQETDTFDALDTSEWRLVSGPEVDAATRADLEFAWKSCRAVKSNAILLAHAGASVGVGMGQVNRVDSCHLAVSRAGERAEGAVAASDAFFPFADGLEVLLEAGVTAVVQPGGSVRDEEVIAAATAAGVSMYFTGERHFFH is encoded by the coding sequence ATGAGCGGTCACACCAACGCCCGGAGCCTCTACCGCAACCGGGACACAATTCCCGTGCAGCGCGCGCTGATCTCGGTCTCCGACAAGACCGGCCTGGTCGAACTGGCCAACGCCCTCGCCGCCGCCGGTGTCGAGATGATCTCCACAGGATCCACCGCCACCACCATCCGCGCGGCCGGCCACGACGTGACGGATGTCTCCGCCGTCACCGGCTTCCCGGAGTCGCTCGACGGCCGGGTGAAGACCCTGCACCCGAGCGTGCACGCCGGTATCCTCGCCGACCTCCGCCTCGAGGCGCACGAGAACCAGCTCGCCGACCTGTCGATCGCCCCGTTCCAACTTGTGGTGGTGAACCTGTACCCGTTCGTGGAGACCGTGGAATCCGGCGCGGAGCCGGCCGACGTGATCGAACAGATCGACATCGGCGGGCCGGCGCTGGTGCGCGCATCCGCGAAGAACCACGCCAACGTGGCCATCGCCGTCGACCCCGCGGATTACCCGGAGATCATCGCCGCCGTCGCCGCCGGCGGGAGCACCCTGCGCCTGCGCCAGAAGCTCGCTTCCCTCGCGTTCGAGCACACCGCGAACTACGACCTGAGCGTGTCGGCCTGGTTCACCGAGAATGTCTACGACCAGTGGCAGGACGACACCGAGGCGCTCGGCGAGGAAATCCTTGACGCCTTCGACGCGATCGTCGGCGCCGAGGACCCCGAGGTCGACGCTCTGTTCCCGGCGACCCTCGCGATCGAGGCCACCCGCGGCAGCGTGCTGCGCTACGGCGAGAACTCGCATCAGGCCGCAGCGCTGTACCTCGGAGAGGGCGGTCAGGGCATCGCCCAAGCCGTGCAGCTGCACGGCAAGGAGATGTCGTACAACAACTACGTCGACGCGGATGCTGCCGTGCGCGCCGCGTTCGACTTCGCCGAACCCGCCGTGGCGATCATCAAGCACGCCAACCCCTGCGGCATCGCCGTGGCCAACCCCAAGGCGCCCGACGCCATCGCGTCGGCACACCACCGCGCCCACGACTGCGACCCGGTCTCCGCATTCGGCGGGGTCATCGCCGCCAACCGCGTCGTCACGCTGGGCATGGCCGAAACCGTCAGCCAGATCTTCACCGAGGTGCTCGTGGCCCCCGGCTTCGAACCGGCCGCGTTCGAGCTGCTCAGCGCGAAGAAGAACATCCGCCTGCTGGAGCTGCCGGCCGACTACCGTCGGTCGTCGCTGGAGTTGCGCCAGATCTCCGGCGGTTTGCTCGTGCAGGAGACCGACACCTTCGACGCCCTCGACACCTCCGAGTGGCGCCTGGTGTCCGGCCCCGAGGTGGATGCCGCCACTCGCGCCGACCTGGAGTTCGCCTGGAAGTCCTGCCGGGCGGTGAAGTCCAACGCGATCCTGCTCGCGCACGCCGGCGCATCCGTGGGTGTGGGCATGGGCCAGGTCAACCGGGTCGACTCCTGCCACCTGGCCGTGAGCCGCGCGGGGGAGCGGGCCGAGGGCGCCGTGGCCGCGTCCGACGCGTTCTTCCCGTTCGCCGACGGCCTCGAGGTGCTGCTCGAGGCCGGCGTCACCGCCGTCGTGCAGCCCGGCGGTTCGGTGCGCGACGAGGAGGTCATCGCCGCGGCGACGGCCGCCGGGGTGTCGATGTACTTCACCGGGGAGCGTCACTTCTTCCATTAG
- the purN gene encoding phosphoribosylglycinamide formyltransferase, giving the protein MLSLVVLISGGGSNLRSLLEASSDAEFPARIIAIGADRDADGLALGEEFGITTFTVPFSSYSDREAWGDALLEQIQQWQPDLTVLSGFMRLLPPRVVAALSPHLINTHPAYLPEFPGAHGVRDALAAGASQTGASIIVVDNGVDDGPIVSQERVPVHPGDTQDSLHDRIKLVERRLLVQAVLDIANGHVDLKEHSPI; this is encoded by the coding sequence GTGCTGTCACTGGTCGTATTGATCTCCGGCGGAGGATCGAACCTGCGCTCGCTTCTCGAAGCGTCCAGCGACGCCGAGTTCCCCGCCCGGATCATCGCCATCGGCGCCGACCGGGATGCCGACGGGCTGGCCCTCGGCGAGGAGTTCGGCATCACCACTTTCACCGTGCCGTTCTCGTCCTACTCCGACCGGGAAGCCTGGGGCGATGCGCTTCTCGAGCAGATCCAGCAGTGGCAGCCCGACCTCACCGTGCTCAGCGGCTTCATGCGCCTGCTGCCGCCGCGGGTGGTGGCCGCGCTGTCGCCGCACCTGATCAACACCCACCCCGCCTACCTGCCCGAGTTCCCCGGCGCGCACGGTGTGCGCGACGCGCTCGCCGCCGGCGCCAGCCAGACCGGCGCCAGCATCATCGTCGTGGACAACGGAGTCGACGACGGACCGATCGTGAGCCAGGAACGGGTGCCGGTGCATCCGGGCGACACCCAGGACTCGCTGCACGATCGCATCAAACTCGTCGAACGTCGCCTGCTCGTGCAGGCCGTGCTCGACATCGCCAACGGACACGTCGATCTCAAGGAGCATTCCCCCATATGA
- a CDS encoding DUF6350 family protein has translation MNRITTALLAALEALIVVAIGVGIALVPLTILWGTHYGLGIDWFVFWRAAVDVWLLGNGVDLAVQLPVDVSASLGLAGSELPFTVSIGLLGFALLAVLLGVRTGRRAAGTDYSLTAAGVAVLSYGLLAALLTLSTGTDIVTPAPVQGVLLPTLVFAGGVLIGLTGSPGASPTLPGWVSRTLGDQLRRIPAEVRSQLLAALRGGTAAVAGIMVISGLAVFVSVLTNFATVIGLYETLQADVMGGIALTIAQLAFIPNLVIWAAAWFVGPGIALGAGSSVSPLGTTLGAVPGLPVFGALPHGTLEFGFLGLLVPVLVGFVMAVLVRQSLDKRANAPHGSSRMLITGALMGVVAGILLGLLSWWSAGAMGPGRLAEVGPNPLLVGALTTLEVGVAAALGMLVGGRRARSTDPRTEEVSTKR, from the coding sequence ATGAACCGTATAACGACAGCTCTGCTCGCCGCGCTCGAGGCGCTCATTGTCGTCGCCATCGGCGTGGGCATCGCCCTGGTGCCGCTCACCATTCTGTGGGGCACCCACTACGGTCTGGGCATCGACTGGTTCGTCTTCTGGCGCGCCGCCGTGGACGTCTGGCTGCTCGGCAACGGCGTCGACCTCGCGGTGCAACTCCCCGTCGACGTGTCGGCCTCGCTGGGCCTGGCCGGCTCCGAACTGCCGTTCACCGTGAGCATCGGCCTGCTCGGGTTCGCCCTGCTCGCGGTGCTGCTCGGTGTGCGCACCGGCCGCCGCGCCGCCGGCACCGACTACAGCCTCACCGCCGCGGGCGTTGCCGTGCTCAGCTACGGGCTGCTCGCCGCGCTGCTCACCCTCTCCACCGGCACCGACATCGTCACGCCGGCACCGGTGCAGGGCGTCCTGCTGCCCACCCTGGTCTTCGCCGGCGGTGTGCTGATCGGCCTGACCGGTAGCCCCGGGGCGTCGCCGACGCTGCCCGGCTGGGTCAGCCGGACCCTCGGCGACCAACTGCGCCGCATCCCCGCCGAGGTGCGCAGCCAGCTCCTCGCGGCGCTCCGCGGCGGCACCGCGGCCGTTGCCGGAATCATGGTCATCTCGGGTCTGGCCGTGTTCGTCTCGGTGCTGACCAACTTCGCCACCGTGATCGGCCTCTACGAAACCCTGCAGGCCGATGTGATGGGCGGCATCGCCCTCACCATCGCCCAGCTGGCGTTCATCCCCAACCTGGTGATCTGGGCGGCCGCCTGGTTCGTCGGCCCGGGCATCGCCCTCGGCGCGGGCAGCAGCGTCTCCCCGCTGGGCACCACCCTCGGCGCCGTGCCCGGCCTGCCGGTGTTCGGCGCGCTGCCGCACGGCACCCTCGAATTCGGTTTCCTCGGCCTGCTCGTGCCGGTCCTGGTCGGTTTCGTGATGGCGGTGCTCGTGCGGCAAAGCCTCGACAAGCGCGCCAACGCCCCGCACGGGTCATCGCGGATGCTGATCACCGGAGCACTGATGGGCGTCGTCGCCGGCATCCTGCTCGGCCTTCTCAGCTGGTGGTCCGCCGGAGCGATGGGGCCGGGGCGCCTCGCCGAAGTGGGCCCCAACCCGCTGCTCGTGGGGGCGCTGACCACCCTTGAAGTAGGCGTCGCCGCCGCACTCGGTATGCTCGTCGGTGGCCGTCGGGCCCGGAGCACGGATCCGCGCACCGAGGAAGTCTCAACGAAACGGTAG
- a CDS encoding APC family permease: MSRNDATVPVRPEPAPTSGKGLASGTLGLFGSTVIGLASTAPVYSLAATLGFVVLAVGAQAPVVFVIAFIPMLLVAFAYRELNRDIPDCGTTFTWATKAFGPWVGWMGGWGVAVAGIVVLGNLAQIGGIYFWLLVAPDLAENELIVTLTGVVFITLMVWVSYRGIEIGERLQNVLLGFQYLALILFTVFTLWAVFDGSAPAGSTTPQAEWFNPFALTSFNGLVEGVLLALFIYWGWDTCLSLNEETKDPKRIPGQAAVLTTLILLVTYVGVAVAAMAYAGLGTEGFGLGNEGNADDVFFALKDAVFGPWAWLLVAAVMISAVSSTQTTILPTARGTLAMAVYKALPRRFAQVHPRFYTPSFSTLIMGIVAVAFYVGMTLVSSNILNDTILSLGLAIAFYYAITGYSCVWYFRRDLFTSWRNAWMRFLFPLVGSLLLTAAFVFSVIDMLDPDYGYTVLFGVGGVFVVGVGSLLVGVLVMIVWSFFPGAKPFFRGESLNRDTAVLVPDDDLPVTRSDASL; the protein is encoded by the coding sequence ATGTCCCGCAACGACGCGACGGTGCCGGTCCGGCCCGAACCCGCACCCACATCGGGTAAAGGCCTGGCGTCCGGAACGCTTGGCCTGTTCGGCTCCACGGTGATCGGCCTCGCCTCGACGGCTCCGGTGTACTCCCTGGCGGCGACGCTGGGCTTCGTGGTCCTCGCCGTGGGAGCTCAGGCTCCCGTGGTGTTCGTGATCGCGTTCATCCCGATGCTGCTGGTGGCGTTCGCCTACCGGGAACTGAACCGGGACATCCCCGACTGCGGCACGACGTTCACCTGGGCGACCAAGGCGTTCGGCCCGTGGGTGGGCTGGATGGGCGGGTGGGGCGTGGCGGTGGCCGGCATCGTGGTGCTCGGCAACCTGGCGCAGATCGGCGGCATCTACTTCTGGTTGCTGGTGGCGCCGGACCTGGCCGAGAATGAACTCATCGTCACCCTCACCGGGGTGGTGTTCATTACGCTGATGGTGTGGGTGAGCTACCGGGGCATCGAGATCGGCGAACGGCTGCAGAACGTGTTGCTGGGTTTCCAATACCTGGCCCTGATCCTGTTCACGGTGTTCACCCTGTGGGCGGTGTTCGACGGCAGCGCCCCGGCCGGATCCACCACCCCGCAGGCTGAGTGGTTCAACCCGTTCGCCCTCACCTCGTTCAACGGACTGGTCGAGGGCGTGCTGCTGGCCCTGTTCATCTACTGGGGCTGGGACACCTGCCTGTCACTGAACGAGGAGACCAAGGATCCCAAACGGATCCCGGGCCAGGCGGCCGTGCTCACCACACTCATCCTGCTGGTCACCTACGTGGGCGTCGCCGTCGCGGCGATGGCCTATGCGGGCCTGGGCACCGAAGGGTTCGGCCTGGGCAACGAGGGCAACGCCGACGACGTCTTCTTCGCCCTCAAAGACGCCGTGTTCGGGCCGTGGGCCTGGCTGCTTGTGGCCGCGGTGATGATCTCCGCGGTCTCATCGACCCAGACCACCATCCTGCCCACCGCCCGCGGCACCCTCGCCATGGCCGTCTACAAGGCCCTGCCCCGCCGGTTCGCGCAGGTGCACCCGCGCTTCTACACCCCGTCGTTCTCCACCCTGATCATGGGCATCGTCGCGGTGGCCTTCTACGTGGGGATGACCCTGGTGTCATCGAACATCCTCAACGACACCATCCTCTCGCTCGGGCTGGCCATCGCGTTCTACTACGCCATCACCGGCTACTCCTGCGTGTGGTACTTCCGGCGCGACCTGTTCACCAGTTGGCGCAACGCCTGGATGCGCTTCCTCTTCCCGCTGGTCGGCTCGCTGCTGCTCACGGCCGCGTTCGTGTTCTCGGTGATCGACATGCTCGACCCCGACTACGGCTACACCGTGCTGTTCGGCGTGGGCGGCGTCTTCGTGGTCGGCGTCGGTTCACTGCTCGTCGGCGTGCTCGTCATGATCGTGTGGTCCTTCTTCCCCGGCGCCAAGCCGTTCTTCCGCGGCGAGTCGCTCAACCGCGACACCGCGGTGCTGGTGCCCGACGACGACCTGCCGGTGACCCGCAGCGACGCGAGTTTATGA
- the sucD gene encoding succinate--CoA ligase subunit alpha, with translation MSIFLNKDSKVIVQGITGGEGTKHTALMLKAGTQIVGGVNARKAGTTVTHGDVELPVFGTVAEAIAATGADVSIAFVPPAFTKDAVIEAIDAEIGLLVIITEGVPVQDSAEFWAYAQEKGNKTRIIGPNCPGIITPGEALVGITPANITGKGPVGLVSKSGTLTYQMMYELRDLGFSTAIGIGGDPIIGTTHIDALAAFEADPETKAIVMIGEIGGDAEEKAAEYIKAHVTKPVVGYVAGFTAPEGKTMGHAGAIVSDGAGTAQGKKEALEAAGVKVGKTPSETATLLREVLAAL, from the coding sequence ATGTCAATCTTCCTCAACAAGGACTCCAAGGTCATCGTGCAGGGCATCACCGGCGGCGAGGGCACCAAGCACACCGCCCTGATGCTCAAGGCCGGCACCCAGATCGTCGGCGGCGTCAACGCCCGCAAGGCCGGCACCACCGTCACCCACGGTGACGTCGAGCTGCCCGTGTTCGGCACCGTCGCCGAGGCCATCGCGGCCACCGGCGCGGATGTCTCCATCGCGTTCGTGCCGCCGGCCTTCACCAAGGACGCCGTCATCGAAGCGATCGACGCCGAAATCGGCCTGCTCGTGATCATCACCGAGGGCGTGCCCGTGCAGGACTCCGCCGAGTTCTGGGCCTACGCCCAGGAGAAGGGCAACAAGACCCGCATCATCGGGCCGAACTGCCCCGGCATCATCACCCCCGGCGAGGCGCTCGTGGGCATCACGCCGGCGAACATCACCGGCAAGGGCCCGGTCGGCCTGGTGTCCAAGTCGGGCACCCTGACCTACCAGATGATGTACGAGCTGCGCGACCTGGGCTTCTCCACCGCCATCGGCATCGGCGGCGACCCCATCATCGGCACCACCCACATCGACGCGCTCGCCGCGTTCGAGGCCGACCCCGAGACGAAGGCGATCGTGATGATCGGCGAGATCGGCGGCGACGCCGAGGAGAAGGCCGCCGAGTACATCAAGGCGCACGTCACCAAGCCCGTCGTGGGCTACGTGGCCGGGTTCACCGCTCCCGAGGGCAAGACCATGGGCCACGCCGGCGCCATCGTCTCCGACGGGGCCGGAACCGCGCAGGGCAAGAAGGAGGCCCTCGAGGCCGCCGGGGTCAAGGTCGGCAAGACGCCGAGCGAGACCGCGACCCTGCTGCGCGAGGTTCTCGCCGCACTGTAG